Proteins found in one Terriglobia bacterium genomic segment:
- a CDS encoding acyl-CoA dehydrogenase family protein, translated as MITSKTLKLSLKSLKDFAKKRLPDETLLDLDARDECPVDIVRQMCDPDQIGIQLLFVPEEYGGMGGGAFDVYCICEEMAHIDLGVATAVLATFLGSDPITMGATPEQKKVWLSRIANDGILFAYGATEPEAGSDLGALRTTAERVLENGAIAGYKITGNKQWISNGGIADAYTILANTPAGPSWFVVEKGAKGFTHDKPEDKHGIRLSNTAALALDNVFVTPDRLIGGVEGQGLLQAQAVFGYTRLMVAAFGLGAGWAALDRAIPYSVKRIQAGAPLSEKQGYTHKLIVPNVAWLEAARSYIEETAERIDAGAEGSLNTEGAIAKYMATEAGNSAADAAIQAHGGYGYTREYMVEKIRRDVRITTIYEGTSEIMEMTIGRDRWQLHLKTRGQYYHDQARAMEALHVRHSDVGADFAALALHALAAVMEKARVARLTRFQHILLRLGELIAHAECAGSLANRAVRAAENKLNEKANRHFDATALAALARVFARAAALKVGEEGSRWITAAGGVSDSEMAAFETSLGLPAIHRAQAGLIADMDFVGDVLYGRASKRAGQAA; from the coding sequence ATGATTACCAGCAAGACCCTGAAGTTGAGCTTGAAATCGCTGAAGGATTTCGCCAAGAAGCGCTTGCCGGACGAGACGCTCCTGGACCTGGACGCCCGCGACGAATGCCCGGTGGACATCGTGCGTCAGATGTGTGATCCGGACCAGATCGGCATACAGCTCCTGTTCGTCCCGGAAGAGTACGGCGGCATGGGCGGCGGTGCGTTTGATGTGTATTGCATTTGCGAAGAGATGGCGCACATTGACCTGGGCGTCGCCACGGCAGTGCTGGCGACGTTTCTCGGGAGCGATCCCATCACCATGGGCGCCACCCCTGAGCAGAAGAAGGTCTGGCTGTCGCGCATCGCGAACGATGGAATCCTGTTCGCCTATGGCGCCACCGAGCCGGAAGCCGGCAGTGACTTGGGAGCTCTGCGTACCACGGCAGAACGCGTCCTTGAGAACGGCGCCATCGCCGGCTACAAGATCACCGGCAATAAGCAATGGATCAGCAACGGCGGGATCGCCGATGCCTACACGATTCTGGCGAACACGCCTGCCGGCCCGAGCTGGTTCGTGGTCGAGAAGGGTGCCAAGGGGTTCACCCACGACAAACCGGAAGACAAACATGGGATCCGGCTGAGCAACACGGCAGCGCTGGCTCTCGACAACGTGTTCGTTACTCCCGACCGACTGATTGGCGGCGTGGAAGGCCAGGGACTGCTCCAGGCCCAGGCCGTGTTCGGGTACACCCGCCTGATGGTGGCGGCTTTTGGCCTGGGAGCAGGCTGGGCCGCGCTCGATCGCGCCATTCCTTATTCTGTGAAGCGCATCCAGGCCGGCGCGCCGCTCTCGGAGAAACAGGGATACACGCACAAGTTGATCGTGCCCAACGTCGCCTGGCTGGAGGCCGCCCGCTCGTACATCGAGGAGACCGCCGAACGCATTGACGCCGGCGCCGAGGGCAGCCTGAACACCGAGGGCGCCATCGCCAAGTACATGGCAACCGAGGCCGGCAATTCCGCGGCGGATGCCGCCATCCAGGCGCATGGAGGCTACGGCTACACCCGGGAATACATGGTGGAAAAGATCAGGCGCGACGTGCGCATCACCACCATTTACGAGGGCACCTCCGAGATCATGGAGATGACCATCGGCCGGGACCGCTGGCAGCTCCACCTGAAAACGCGCGGCCAGTACTATCACGACCAGGCGCGGGCGATGGAAGCCTTGCACGTCCGCCACTCCGACGTAGGCGCCGACTTCGCGGCGTTGGCATTGCACGCACTCGCTGCGGTGATGGAGAAGGCCCGCGTCGCCCGCCTCACGCGCTTCCAGCACATTCTTCTGCGGCTCGGCGAGTTGATCGCGCATGCCGAGTGCGCCGGCAGCCTGGCAAACCGGGCGGTGCGCGCGGCGGAAAACAAGCTGAACGAAAAAGCAAACCGTCATTTCGACGCTACGGCTCTGGCGGCGCTGGCAAGAGTCTTTGCGCGCGCGGCGGCGCTGAAGGTGGGGGAGGAAGGTTCGCGCTGGATCACGGCAGCCGGCGGGGTCAGCGATTCGGAGATGGCTGCGTTTGAAACCAGCTTGGGGCTGCCCGCAATTCATCGCGCCCAGGCGGGCCTGATTGCAGACATGGATTTCGTCGGCGACGTGCTCTACGGCCGCGCCAGCAAGCGGGCCGGACAAGCCGCCTGA
- a CDS encoding electron transfer flavoprotein subunit alpha/FixB family protein, whose product MLRIFAYVMHRGGAADDSAAELAAAARKIDANASPVAIVTGWGAELDAACESLRPVYGEIWKVGNEALAYPNAELVRKALAIVVPQDSIVLVLHDHFGIDLSPGLSVKLNSAFVSDVLAIEVVDGSFLKLVRQEVGGQFSTHVRCDISTGAVINVRPGAFKALASGATGQVVDKPSPAGALTAKRRYVGTVVAEAGDVDITKYDVLISVGRGIQEQDNIHIAQELADAMGAAVSCSRPVVDAKWMEKSRQVGSSGKTVKPKVYMACGISGAFQHLAGIKGNPFLIAINKNPKAPIFQVADVGIVADLLEFLPELTNKIRETRCAAAK is encoded by the coding sequence ATGCTTCGCATCTTCGCCTATGTCATGCATCGAGGTGGGGCCGCCGACGATTCGGCTGCCGAGCTGGCGGCTGCCGCCAGGAAGATTGACGCCAATGCGTCGCCTGTAGCCATCGTCACGGGTTGGGGCGCGGAGCTGGATGCCGCTTGCGAGTCCCTCCGTCCTGTCTATGGGGAGATTTGGAAAGTCGGCAACGAAGCGCTTGCCTATCCCAATGCCGAACTCGTCCGCAAAGCGCTGGCGATCGTCGTGCCGCAGGACAGTATCGTGCTGGTACTGCACGATCATTTCGGCATCGACTTGTCACCCGGCCTGTCCGTCAAGCTGAATTCCGCATTTGTCTCCGATGTGTTGGCCATCGAGGTTGTGGACGGCAGCTTCCTGAAACTCGTGCGTCAGGAAGTTGGCGGCCAATTCAGCACACATGTTCGCTGCGACATCTCCACCGGCGCCGTGATCAACGTTCGTCCGGGTGCATTCAAGGCGCTGGCAAGCGGCGCCACCGGGCAGGTAGTGGACAAGCCTTCACCCGCCGGCGCCCTGACGGCGAAACGGCGTTATGTCGGGACGGTGGTTGCCGAAGCGGGCGACGTGGACATCACCAAGTACGACGTCCTGATTTCCGTCGGCCGCGGTATCCAGGAGCAGGACAACATTCACATCGCGCAGGAGCTGGCCGACGCCATGGGCGCTGCCGTTTCCTGCTCGCGACCGGTGGTGGACGCCAAGTGGATGGAGAAGTCCCGCCAGGTCGGCAGTTCCGGCAAGACGGTCAAGCCCAAGGTGTACATGGCCTGCGGCATCAGCGGCGCGTTCCAGCACCTGGCGGGAATCAAAGGGAACCCGTTCCTGATCGCCATCAACAAGAACCCCAAGGCGCCGATTTTTCAGGTCGCGGATGTCGGTATCGTCGCCGACCTGCTGGAATTCTTACCGGAACTAACCAACAAGATCCGCGAGACGCGCTGCGCTGCGGCGAAATAG
- a CDS encoding electron transfer flavoprotein subunit beta/FixA family protein has product MEILVCVKRVPDTSENEIRLNQTGNDIERDDLVYSINEWDNYAVEEAIQIVDRVGGNVTVVTVGGEDDEEVLRREMAMGAKHAALISDEGFDGCDGFGLATILKNFVQKGNCDLILTGVQAEDGAAQVGGMLAAMLDYPFASLVNSIEVLPNGMLKITREIEGGNREVNEIELPCVLSIQTGINEPRYVGMRGIRQVASVKIPTFAASDLGIAPNSVGEAAAKVKRVNYFVPAIGKGAEMLEGSPEEMADRVMELVKAKGGFK; this is encoded by the coding sequence GTGGAGATTCTAGTTTGCGTAAAGCGAGTCCCCGACACGTCGGAGAACGAAATCCGGCTTAACCAAACGGGAAACGACATTGAACGCGATGACCTGGTGTATTCGATCAATGAATGGGACAACTACGCCGTCGAAGAGGCCATTCAGATCGTCGATCGAGTCGGTGGCAACGTCACCGTGGTCACCGTCGGCGGCGAAGACGACGAAGAAGTCCTGCGCCGCGAGATGGCGATGGGTGCCAAGCACGCCGCGCTCATCTCCGACGAAGGCTTCGACGGATGCGATGGCTTCGGCCTGGCCACGATTCTGAAGAACTTCGTTCAGAAGGGCAATTGCGACCTGATCTTGACCGGCGTCCAGGCGGAGGACGGCGCCGCGCAGGTGGGCGGCATGTTGGCGGCCATGCTCGATTATCCCTTCGCCTCCCTGGTCAATTCCATCGAAGTCCTGCCGAACGGGATGTTGAAGATCACCCGCGAAATCGAGGGTGGCAACAGGGAGGTCAACGAGATCGAACTCCCTTGCGTGCTTTCCATACAGACTGGCATCAACGAGCCACGCTATGTCGGAATGCGAGGCATTCGCCAAGTGGCCTCGGTGAAGATTCCAACCTTCGCCGCTTCCGACCTCGGGATTGCCCCCAACAGCGTGGGAGAAGCTGCCGCCAAAGTGAAACGCGTGAACTACTTCGTCCCCGCGATAGGCAAGGGCGCCGAGATGCTGGAAGGCAGCCCCGAAGAGATGGCCGACAGAGTCATGGAGCTGGTTAAAGCCAAGGGAGGGTTCAAATAA
- a CDS encoding (Fe-S)-binding protein, whose product MFGSVESVASPAQATYWLVPGHIVFLLIHLLGLACFAYVVTRRMAPLMRGARDHRFDRPWTRLERVLQYWLGQWKHPRYLGAGLIHLVIFAGFIVLAVRSISLVAFGISENFAIPILPASAARAYDVITDYAATLVFFAVVIAAVRRIVFKPARYAVPARYGKGHPVDAIFLLGLIAALMLADGLFEATKAAAHLPQGHMTSFGVLSLPWMFGIAFASTAVVTIGKVHLGACLVHEATFYFLLCYRPFGIQFHVITSLFNVYFSKLDRGTVKPVRWGVSDANLDQVKSFGLKKFEDFTWKHMLDFYSCADCGRCSDNCPANAVGRPLSPRFLTIKARDYSFQHYPVFGRPSDGASLIGGVFSDDEIWSCTTCGVCEEECPLLIEYVDKIVDLRRGLIDDGKVPQSLQKPLKALESRGNPYGKMEKKRADWAKTKEFQQTCQVKILNGNGGARTLYFVDSITSYDDRIQAIGRATARILDHIGEDFGILGVAEKDSGHDARRFGEEMLYMTLRDHNVDAIKASGAQRIVTADPHAFNALKHDYKDVPPVEHISQVIAGEVLSGRIKLLPVENESSVYTYHDPCYLGRHNQLYDAPRDVLDAIPGLKRVEMSRCRERSFCCGGGGLMLFYEAKEDQRMGVARVKMAAEAGANVIVTACPFCMVNIEDAIKVAGLEGKMTAIDLAELVDQQIAREPAEPRTETQLQCATAIQGG is encoded by the coding sequence ATGTTCGGTAGCGTGGAAAGCGTTGCTTCACCCGCGCAAGCGACATATTGGTTGGTCCCGGGGCACATTGTTTTCCTGTTGATTCACCTCCTGGGTCTGGCCTGCTTTGCCTACGTTGTGACCCGGCGCATGGCCCCGCTCATGCGGGGCGCGCGCGATCACCGTTTTGATCGCCCATGGACGAGGCTGGAAAGAGTACTGCAGTACTGGCTGGGACAGTGGAAGCATCCGCGCTATCTCGGCGCCGGACTTATTCATCTCGTTATTTTTGCCGGTTTCATTGTGCTGGCGGTGCGCTCGATTTCGCTGGTGGCCTTCGGCATCTCGGAAAACTTCGCCATCCCGATACTACCCGCCAGCGCCGCCCGTGCGTACGACGTGATCACCGATTACGCGGCCACGCTGGTGTTTTTTGCGGTGGTGATTGCCGCCGTTCGCCGGATCGTCTTCAAACCGGCGCGCTACGCGGTGCCGGCCAGGTATGGCAAAGGCCATCCGGTGGACGCCATCTTCCTTCTCGGGTTGATCGCCGCCCTGATGCTGGCCGACGGCCTGTTCGAGGCGACCAAGGCGGCCGCTCATCTGCCGCAAGGCCACATGACGTCGTTCGGGGTGCTGTCGCTTCCGTGGATGTTCGGCATTGCTTTTGCTTCGACGGCCGTGGTGACCATCGGGAAGGTTCACCTCGGCGCCTGCCTTGTGCATGAGGCGACGTTCTATTTCCTGCTCTGCTATCGCCCCTTCGGAATTCAGTTTCACGTCATCACCTCCCTGTTCAATGTGTACTTTTCCAAGCTGGACAGGGGGACGGTGAAGCCGGTGCGCTGGGGCGTAAGCGACGCCAACCTGGACCAGGTGAAATCGTTTGGGCTGAAGAAATTCGAAGACTTCACCTGGAAGCACATGCTGGACTTTTACTCCTGTGCCGATTGCGGCCGCTGCTCTGATAACTGCCCGGCGAACGCAGTCGGCAGGCCGCTGTCGCCACGGTTCCTCACCATCAAGGCACGGGACTACAGCTTCCAGCACTACCCGGTCTTCGGCCGGCCGAGCGACGGCGCGTCCTTGATTGGCGGCGTATTTTCCGACGATGAGATCTGGTCCTGTACCACCTGCGGAGTCTGTGAAGAGGAATGCCCGCTGCTGATCGAGTACGTCGACAAGATCGTTGACCTGCGGCGCGGCCTCATTGACGACGGCAAAGTCCCGCAGTCTCTGCAAAAGCCGCTCAAGGCATTGGAGAGCCGCGGCAATCCCTACGGCAAGATGGAGAAGAAACGCGCCGATTGGGCAAAGACGAAAGAGTTCCAGCAGACCTGCCAAGTCAAGATCCTCAATGGGAACGGCGGCGCGCGGACCTTGTACTTCGTGGACAGCATTACCTCGTACGACGACCGCATCCAGGCCATTGGACGTGCTACCGCCAGAATTCTCGACCACATCGGAGAGGACTTCGGAATCCTGGGCGTGGCGGAAAAAGACAGCGGACATGACGCCCGGCGCTTCGGCGAAGAGATGCTGTACATGACGCTGCGCGACCACAATGTGGATGCGATCAAGGCCTCGGGAGCGCAGCGCATCGTGACCGCCGATCCGCACGCGTTCAACGCGCTGAAACACGATTACAAAGACGTTCCTCCGGTGGAGCACATCAGCCAGGTCATTGCCGGCGAAGTGCTGTCGGGCAGGATCAAGCTCCTGCCGGTAGAAAACGAAAGCAGCGTCTACACCTACCACGATCCCTGCTACCTGGGGCGGCACAACCAGCTCTATGACGCGCCCCGCGATGTGCTGGATGCGATACCCGGTTTGAAGAGAGTGGAAATGAGCCGTTGCCGCGAGCGCTCGTTCTGCTGCGGCGGCGGCGGATTGATGCTGTTCTACGAGGCCAAGGAAGACCAGCGGATGGGCGTGGCCAGGGTCAAGATGGCTGCCGAAGCCGGGGCCAACGTGATCGTGACTGCCTGCCCCTTCTGCATGGTGAATATCGAAGACGCCATTAAGGTCGCCGGCCTGGAAGGGAAAATGACGGCCATCGACCTGGCGGAACTGGTGGACCAACAGATCGCGCGTGAACCCGCGGAGCCACGGACCGAGACCCAGCTGCAGTGTGCAACTGCGATTCAGGGAGGCTGA